Proteins found in one Planctomycetaceae bacterium genomic segment:
- a CDS encoding sulfatase-like hydrolase/transferase yields MDRILPSMASTILLACAIGFSLSSRAIAADRPNLLVILADDLGYADLQCCGSTDMRTPHLNALFSAGMQFSNGYANCPVCSPSRAALLSGRYQDVVGVPGVIRTHPENSWGYLSPEIELLPSHAKKAGYRTAIVGKWHLGLESPNTPTERGFDVFHGFLGDMMDDYYHHRRHDVNYMRHGTKEIDPKGHATDLFTQWAVDFLDLQRDSDQPFLMYLAYNAPHTPIQPPEDWLKKVQVREPNMQPPHRAKLVALIEHMDDGIGKVLAALKQNGQWENTIIVFTSDNGGQLDAGANNGPLRDGKQSVYEGGIRVPMCAVWPGRIAPGSKTDLAMMSMDILPTLFEAAGLSVPDDLDGRSFLPALQGKDQPPLRSEWLFTRREGGIRYGGKTIEAIREGEWKLLQNSPFEPLELYNLSAGPREQNNLADKNRGIVNQLNAKLRLHLQRGGAVPWQPPAR; encoded by the coding sequence ATGGACAGGATCCTGCCGTCCATGGCTTCCACAATTCTGCTGGCATGCGCCATTGGCTTCTCGTTGTCGTCCCGTGCCATCGCTGCTGACCGCCCTAACCTGCTGGTGATTCTGGCGGATGATTTGGGGTACGCAGATTTGCAGTGCTGTGGTTCGACCGATATGAGAACGCCGCATCTGAATGCACTGTTTTCGGCGGGTATGCAGTTTTCCAATGGGTATGCGAACTGTCCGGTGTGTTCGCCATCAAGAGCCGCATTGCTGAGCGGTCGATATCAGGACGTTGTTGGTGTTCCGGGAGTCATCCGAACCCATCCCGAAAACAGTTGGGGCTATCTTTCACCTGAAATTGAACTGCTGCCGTCTCACGCAAAGAAGGCCGGCTACCGAACGGCCATCGTTGGTAAGTGGCACCTGGGTCTGGAATCACCCAATACACCGACCGAACGGGGCTTTGATGTGTTCCACGGATTTCTCGGCGACATGATGGATGACTATTACCACCATCGGCGTCACGATGTGAACTACATGCGCCATGGAACAAAGGAGATTGATCCGAAAGGTCACGCAACCGATTTATTCACGCAGTGGGCGGTCGACTTTCTGGATTTGCAAAGGGATTCCGATCAGCCATTTCTGATGTATCTGGCCTATAACGCGCCGCATACTCCTATTCAGCCTCCGGAAGACTGGCTGAAGAAAGTCCAGGTGCGCGAACCGAATATGCAGCCACCACATCGAGCCAAACTGGTCGCACTCATTGAACATATGGACGACGGTATCGGCAAAGTTCTGGCAGCATTGAAACAGAACGGTCAATGGGAAAACACCATCATCGTGTTCACGTCCGACAACGGTGGCCAGCTGGACGCAGGGGCCAATAACGGACCGTTGCGAGACGGTAAGCAAAGCGTCTACGAGGGCGGCATCCGAGTTCCCATGTGTGCAGTCTGGCCGGGCCGGATTGCGCCCGGTTCGAAGACGGATTTGGCGATGATGTCGATGGATATTCTGCCAACGTTATTTGAAGCGGCTGGTTTGTCTGTCCCGGATGATCTCGATGGCCGTAGTTTTCTTCCGGCACTTCAGGGCAAAGACCAGCCACCGCTGCGCAGTGAGTGGCTGTTTACTCGACGCGAAGGCGGGATTCGATACGGAGGCAAGACGATTGAAGCCATCCGCGAAGGCGAGTGGAAACTGCTTCAGAATTCCCCGTTTGAACCACTGGAACTCTACAACCTGTCGGCGGGTCCCCGGGAACAAAACAATCTGGCAGACAAAAACCGAGGCATCGTCAACCAGCTCAATGCGAAACTGCGTCTCCATCTCCAACGCGGCGGCGCTGTACCGTGGCAACCACCAGCCAGGTAG
- a CDS encoding neutral/alkaline non-lysosomal ceramidase N-terminal domain-containing protein, which translates to MRFIVRLLMTACLFVSAVVQGADALRVGVAETDITPPIGFPMAGYYHERLAEGSIDPLKAKAIVFRDGDKAAAVVVCDLIGIATDLSREVRRRTSEATGIPTEHIVIAATHSHTAPDYMKELYLYLGKEEQEPLRAEYIEKLITGPVDAITRAYAGAKPSLLTTGSALQQTPVAFNRRFVMRDGSVKTWQSLSNSEVVRAAGPIDPNIGLLAVRDSEDGPVRGIFSNFALHLDTVGGMRWSADYPFFIERTLRGSLGPDVISIFGTGCCGDINHVDPSSPDRNKADFIGSSIGNSIDTQIVSLSPVEDTRLTVQSRVVQLPLQDVSQQEVERAVEIVQLAKRGGKVDFFDHVTSYKQIILDQFLHREPFVKATDHITWGLSRSLAGIGPTIPVDVTVITIGHDVAIVCLPGEVFVELDWLSSRRLPLARL; encoded by the coding sequence ATGCGATTCATAGTCCGCTTATTGATGACCGCTTGTTTGTTTGTATCGGCAGTCGTTCAGGGTGCTGATGCGTTGCGAGTGGGCGTTGCTGAAACCGATATCACGCCGCCGATTGGCTTTCCGATGGCAGGCTACTATCACGAACGGTTGGCCGAAGGTTCGATCGATCCGCTGAAGGCGAAGGCGATTGTCTTTCGAGACGGCGACAAGGCCGCAGCGGTTGTTGTGTGCGATCTGATTGGCATCGCCACTGACCTGTCCCGCGAAGTGCGGCGGCGTACCAGCGAAGCGACGGGCATTCCGACAGAGCACATCGTCATTGCGGCTACACATTCGCACACCGCGCCCGACTATATGAAGGAGCTGTATCTGTACCTTGGCAAAGAAGAGCAGGAGCCGCTGCGAGCCGAATATATTGAAAAGCTGATTACCGGACCGGTCGATGCGATCACGCGAGCGTACGCCGGTGCGAAGCCTTCACTGCTCACGACGGGCTCGGCACTGCAACAAACTCCCGTCGCCTTTAACCGCCGATTCGTCATGCGTGACGGCAGCGTGAAGACGTGGCAAAGTCTGTCCAATTCGGAAGTCGTCCGGGCAGCCGGGCCGATCGATCCGAACATCGGTCTGCTGGCTGTTCGCGATTCCGAAGACGGCCCCGTGCGAGGCATCTTCAGCAACTTCGCTCTGCACCTGGATACCGTGGGAGGGATGCGGTGGAGTGCAGATTACCCGTTCTTCATTGAACGCACGCTTCGCGGTTCGCTTGGGCCGGATGTCATTTCCATCTTCGGCACGGGTTGCTGCGGTGACATTAATCATGTCGATCCTTCAAGCCCCGATCGCAACAAAGCGGACTTCATTGGAAGTTCCATCGGGAACTCGATCGACACGCAAATCGTATCACTTTCGCCGGTGGAAGACACACGACTGACCGTTCAGTCGCGAGTGGTTCAGTTGCCTCTTCAGGATGTTTCACAACAGGAAGTTGAGCGAGCTGTGGAGATCGTTCAGCTGGCCAAACGCGGCGGAAAGGTCGACTTCTTCGACCATGTGACGTCCTACAAACAGATTATCCTCGACCAGTTTCTGCATCGTGAACCTTTTGTGAAGGCGACCGACCACATCACCTGGGGACTCAGCCGTTCGCTCGCGGGCATCGGACCGACCATTCCCGTCGACGTGACTGTGATCACGATCGGGCACGACGTTGCAATTGTGTGCCTGCCGGGCGAAGTGTTTGTGGAACTGGACTGGCTATCAAGCAGGCGTCTCCCTTTGGCACGACTATGA
- a CDS encoding YjbQ family protein gives MRSPRGRLRNGWKGLAPFDASPQRYAHNRTGEDNADAHSETTQIMGREVVVAITEGEAGLLAVRQIFYGEFDGRRDKRVLVKVIGE, from the coding sequence ATCAGGTCTCCACGAGGACGGCTCAGAAATGGCTGGAAAGGTCTCGCACCCTTCGACGCCTCACCTCAGCGATATGCTCACAACCGAACCGGAGAAGACAATGCCGACGCTCATAGCGAAACGACCCAGATCATGGGCCGCGAAGTCGTCGTCGCCATCACCGAAGGGGAAGCTGGACTTTTGGCCGTGAGACAAATCTTCTACGGCGAGTTCGATGGTCGCAGGGACAAACGTGTTCTGGTGAAAGTGATCGGAGAGTGA
- a CDS encoding FHA domain-containing protein, translating into MAFPDAVDSRRQSSTTLPTSTLKADPVWQSECERYVLWIDGVGAWQLCMGGQFLIGGPTLEHQAADICLLANLSRQHATLKRIREDWFIQPHAATVVSGRTITDQTLLKTGDQIKLAERVRLGFRIPSILSGSAVIDFESSHRPTQSVNGIILMTDTCLLGPRRDHHVCCPDWGDLVVLFRQDGQLRCRSKLPLKVNDVQIRDSAPLQDGAIVSCEDLRFRIEKMKDGNGPSGRST; encoded by the coding sequence ATGGCGTTTCCAGACGCTGTTGATTCACGCAGACAATCATCAACGACACTCCCGACCTCGACATTAAAAGCTGATCCTGTGTGGCAAAGTGAATGCGAACGATATGTGTTATGGATCGATGGCGTCGGGGCCTGGCAGTTGTGCATGGGTGGCCAGTTCCTGATTGGCGGTCCGACGCTCGAACATCAGGCGGCTGATATCTGTTTGCTCGCAAACCTGTCCCGCCAACATGCGACTTTAAAGAGAATTCGCGAAGACTGGTTCATCCAGCCCCATGCTGCGACCGTTGTTTCCGGTCGAACGATCACCGATCAGACGTTGCTGAAGACTGGTGACCAGATCAAACTGGCAGAAAGAGTGCGACTGGGGTTTCGAATCCCCAGTATTCTGAGCGGTTCGGCTGTGATCGACTTCGAAAGTTCTCATCGCCCAACGCAGTCCGTCAATGGTATCATCCTGATGACGGACACGTGTCTGCTGGGGCCACGGAGAGATCATCATGTCTGCTGCCCGGACTGGGGAGATCTGGTGGTGCTGTTTCGGCAGGACGGCCAGCTTCGATGTCGATCGAAACTACCACTCAAGGTGAATGACGTTCAAATCCGGGACTCGGCCCCATTGCAGGACGGAGCAATCGTTTCCTGCGAAGACCTGAGATTTCGGATCGAGAAAATGAAAGACGGAAACGGACCTTCGGGCAGGTCCACATAA
- a CDS encoding serine/threonine-protein kinase, whose translation MKFTFAPESRPLDGYTIKRAIHRGGFGEVYYALSDAGKEVALKLLNNNLDVELRGVSQCLNLKHPNLVTIFDIRQDSDKDHWIVMEYVGGRGLYEVMTDYPAGMPLPDVLRWLEGITAGLSFLHDRGIVHRDLKPANVFSENGVVKIGDVGLSKYISESRRSAQTQSVGTVYYMAPEVARGRYGREVDVYAIGVMLVEMLTGHVPFDGQTTAEILMKHLTADPDLTPLPVSLRPVIAAALEKDPEKRIADVDRLFQQFREAAGEAASREVAKTLDPASDRVATPNAGPKQRLQSALSRGKNARERSLTGMAETWQPMQRFWNDRVPAPAKWVICGALFLLILESGVLRPVAAGGLVGGIAWMGWRITKRVFGLDNAFDTGEVSRQAAHAGPQYAATMVPNASADASAISGRPAQYADARRPQATVPQPQVAAVRTYTPKTSRQIPARQKTSDITTSMSVAMLAVFLVTVAIHFVSALLPQTVHVVYFGLVTLLAAWTLIIPSKIWEGRTGDGIVRRMLLGGTGLAVGAFAWMLKEFLMLSDDGLLHSGEVGQVYAGRVGGIHLITEGGLPTLAGFMAFFGLLFAIRRWWWQADSFRKARFRVSSALVTLVLGAILTSVLPFPDGLGATWALAISAVVQLSAGWTPQEDRRLIPATESTKTAPVLAAVRHPVCAE comes from the coding sequence ATGAAGTTCACCTTTGCACCAGAATCCAGACCGCTTGATGGGTATACCATCAAACGCGCGATCCATCGTGGTGGTTTTGGCGAGGTGTACTATGCGTTGAGTGATGCCGGCAAAGAAGTTGCGCTGAAACTGCTGAACAACAATCTGGATGTCGAACTGCGAGGGGTGTCGCAGTGCCTGAATCTGAAGCATCCCAACCTGGTCACGATCTTTGATATTCGTCAGGATTCGGACAAAGACCACTGGATTGTGATGGAATATGTCGGCGGTCGAGGCTTGTACGAAGTGATGACCGATTATCCTGCCGGGATGCCGCTGCCGGATGTCCTGAGGTGGCTGGAGGGGATCACAGCCGGGCTGAGTTTTTTGCATGATCGCGGCATCGTGCATCGCGATCTGAAGCCAGCGAACGTGTTTTCGGAAAACGGCGTCGTAAAGATTGGCGACGTTGGGTTGTCAAAGTATATCTCTGAAAGTCGCCGCAGCGCGCAAACGCAGAGCGTTGGTACCGTCTATTACATGGCCCCCGAAGTGGCGCGAGGGCGATATGGTCGTGAGGTCGACGTTTATGCCATCGGGGTCATGCTGGTTGAAATGCTGACCGGGCACGTCCCATTCGATGGTCAGACGACCGCTGAGATTCTGATGAAGCACTTGACGGCAGATCCCGATCTGACGCCACTGCCGGTGTCACTGCGTCCTGTGATCGCGGCAGCTCTGGAAAAGGATCCCGAAAAGCGAATCGCGGATGTAGACCGTCTGTTCCAACAGTTCCGCGAAGCAGCCGGGGAAGCGGCCTCGCGGGAAGTTGCAAAGACGCTGGACCCCGCCAGTGATCGCGTCGCAACGCCGAATGCCGGTCCTAAACAACGACTGCAGTCGGCGTTGAGTCGTGGAAAAAACGCTCGTGAACGCTCGTTGACCGGAATGGCCGAAACATGGCAGCCTATGCAGCGTTTCTGGAACGACAGAGTTCCGGCACCTGCAAAATGGGTCATCTGCGGTGCACTGTTTCTCTTGATTCTTGAGTCTGGTGTTCTGCGGCCAGTCGCGGCCGGAGGCCTTGTCGGCGGCATCGCCTGGATGGGCTGGCGCATAACCAAACGTGTGTTTGGACTCGACAACGCTTTCGACACGGGTGAAGTCAGTCGACAGGCTGCTCACGCTGGTCCGCAGTACGCTGCAACGATGGTTCCGAATGCTTCTGCTGATGCGTCAGCCATCTCCGGACGTCCAGCTCAGTATGCTGATGCTCGCCGTCCTCAGGCGACCGTTCCACAGCCGCAGGTTGCTGCGGTCAGGACGTACACGCCAAAGACGTCGCGGCAAATTCCGGCCAGACAAAAGACCAGCGACATTACAACGTCGATGTCTGTTGCCATGCTGGCTGTCTTTCTGGTGACCGTTGCGATTCACTTTGTCTCCGCTCTCCTTCCTCAAACAGTGCATGTTGTCTACTTTGGGTTAGTAACGTTGCTCGCTGCCTGGACGCTGATCATTCCCTCAAAAATCTGGGAAGGTCGGACGGGTGACGGAATTGTCCGTCGAATGCTGCTGGGAGGAACTGGCCTGGCCGTCGGGGCATTTGCGTGGATGTTGAAAGAATTCCTGATGCTGTCAGACGATGGGCTGCTTCATTCGGGCGAGGTAGGTCAGGTCTACGCGGGACGAGTTGGCGGCATTCATTTGATTACTGAAGGTGGGCTTCCGACTCTGGCAGGATTCATGGCGTTCTTTGGATTGCTGTTCGCTATCCGTCGGTGGTGGTGGCAGGCTGACAGTTTCCGAAAAGCTCGCTTCCGGGTCTCATCAGCGTTGGTGACGCTGGTTCTGGGGGCAATCCTGACGTCGGTACTTCCGTTTCCGGATGGGTTGGGAGCGACGTGGGCACTGGCCATTTCTGCTGTTGTTCAATTGTCCGCAGGCTGGACGCCACAGGAAGATCGCCGACTTATACCTGCCACTGAGTCAACAAAGACGGCTCCGGTACTTGCTGCCGTTCGTCATCCTGTGTGTGCGGAGTAA
- a CDS encoding DUF3127 domain-containing protein, whose translation MADPTVTGKVHLIEETKTYGQKGFRKRLIVLEQNNGRFTNYIPLELVQDGCDRADTLNVGDEVSVSYRLNGRKWQRDPQSEVKFFLSAEATNFQVLSGGGSAQPAQDDDDFVGGSFYNEDDGPAPF comes from the coding sequence ATGGCAGACCCAACCGTCACGGGCAAAGTTCACCTGATCGAAGAAACCAAAACCTACGGCCAGAAGGGATTCCGCAAACGACTCATCGTTCTGGAGCAAAACAACGGCCGTTTCACCAACTACATTCCACTGGAACTCGTCCAGGACGGATGTGACCGAGCAGATACACTGAATGTCGGCGACGAGGTCAGCGTGAGTTACCGTCTGAACGGCAGAAAGTGGCAGCGTGACCCTCAAAGCGAAGTCAAATTCTTCCTGAGCGCGGAAGCAACAAACTTCCAGGTCCTTTCAGGTGGTGGCTCTGCACAGCCCGCTCAGGACGATGACGACTTTGTCGGCGGTTCATTTTACAACGAGGACGACGGCCCCGCTCCGTTTTAA
- a CDS encoding M13-type metalloendopeptidase: MRFLQGIVLLVIVTASSRAEDLYSGLDLDGIEPTVRVQDDLFEHMNGRWLKMTQIPGDKSNYGSFIALDDAARENILQIVKDAAANPTDENMKKVGAYYNSFMDTDRIAKNGISPLRSEMSRIESLKSTAELGPLLGHLNTIGLGGPFGFFVMIDAKDSTRYLAQIAQGGTTLPDRDYYLLDDEKYVAARKALRSYITRLFELAALPEGEKAADAILALQTRFAKAQWPRTELRNAEKRYNIRKVDTLPELTANFPWSEYLKASGTADLTEINVMTPSFFEELDSILAETPVETWKQFLTFELLDAAAPFLDEDFVDAHFELHDKTISGIPEQQPRWKKAVDAVSGAGAGDFGVLGEALGQIYVQRHFTPEAKKRMDELVANLLKTYESSIHELTWMTDATKQKALEKLHKITPKIGYPDEWRDYSKLEIREDDLIGNMFRSAQFEHNRMINKLGQPVDRKEWGMTPQTVNAYYNPGKNEIVFPAAILQPPFFDPKAEDAVNYGGIGAVIGHEISHGFDDQGSKYDGDGNLENWWTDEDKAAFEKLTKALVDQYQGYEALPGKNVNGALTLGENIADLSGMAIAFKAYRMSLGNKPGPEMDGYTANQRFFLGWSQIWRRKYREEELVRRLVVDPHSPSAFRANGPVSNLDAFYEAFQVKPGDKLFKPKEQRIQIW, encoded by the coding sequence ATGCGCTTCCTGCAAGGAATAGTTCTACTCGTGATCGTGACAGCCAGCTCACGGGCTGAGGACTTGTATTCAGGTCTGGATCTGGACGGTATTGAGCCAACAGTTCGCGTTCAGGACGATCTGTTCGAACACATGAATGGCCGCTGGCTTAAAATGACCCAGATCCCGGGTGACAAGTCGAACTACGGATCCTTCATTGCTCTTGATGACGCCGCCCGGGAAAACATCCTGCAGATCGTCAAAGATGCTGCCGCAAACCCGACCGATGAGAACATGAAAAAGGTTGGGGCCTACTACAACAGCTTCATGGACACGGACCGAATTGCCAAAAACGGCATTTCGCCTCTGAGATCAGAGATGTCGAGAATCGAAAGTCTGAAGTCCACAGCCGAGCTGGGACCACTTCTTGGCCACCTGAACACGATTGGCCTGGGCGGACCATTCGGATTCTTCGTGATGATCGATGCCAAAGATTCGACACGCTACCTGGCTCAGATCGCTCAGGGTGGCACGACACTGCCCGACCGCGATTATTACCTGCTGGACGACGAGAAGTACGTTGCCGCTCGCAAAGCCCTTCGATCATACATCACCCGCCTGTTCGAACTGGCCGCGTTGCCAGAGGGTGAAAAAGCCGCCGATGCAATCCTCGCACTGCAAACCAGATTCGCGAAGGCACAGTGGCCGCGAACAGAATTGCGAAACGCCGAAAAACGATACAACATCCGAAAGGTTGACACGCTTCCGGAGCTGACAGCAAATTTCCCATGGAGCGAATATCTGAAGGCATCCGGAACGGCTGACCTGACGGAAATCAACGTCATGACTCCCAGTTTCTTCGAGGAACTGGACTCAATTCTTGCAGAAACACCAGTCGAAACATGGAAGCAATTTCTGACTTTCGAACTTCTGGACGCTGCCGCTCCTTTTCTGGATGAGGACTTTGTCGACGCCCACTTCGAACTACACGACAAGACCATATCCGGTATCCCTGAACAGCAACCGCGATGGAAGAAAGCCGTTGACGCTGTTTCCGGAGCCGGCGCTGGCGACTTTGGAGTCCTGGGGGAAGCACTGGGACAGATTTACGTCCAGCGCCACTTCACGCCGGAAGCAAAGAAACGCATGGATGAACTGGTCGCAAATCTGCTGAAAACGTATGAATCCAGCATCCATGAACTCACGTGGATGACCGATGCCACAAAACAAAAAGCGCTTGAAAAACTTCACAAGATCACGCCGAAAATCGGCTACCCGGATGAATGGCGCGACTACAGCAAACTGGAGATTCGAGAAGACGACCTGATTGGCAACATGTTTCGATCAGCTCAGTTTGAGCACAATCGAATGATCAACAAGCTTGGTCAGCCTGTCGATCGAAAAGAATGGGGAATGACGCCACAGACCGTCAACGCCTACTACAACCCCGGCAAAAATGAGATTGTCTTCCCGGCTGCCATTCTGCAGCCACCGTTCTTTGATCCGAAAGCAGAAGATGCCGTCAATTACGGTGGCATCGGAGCCGTCATCGGACACGAAATCAGCCACGGATTCGACGACCAGGGCAGCAAGTACGATGGCGACGGTAACCTGGAAAACTGGTGGACCGATGAAGACAAAGCAGCGTTCGAAAAACTAACCAAAGCTCTTGTCGATCAGTATCAGGGCTACGAAGCGCTGCCGGGAAAGAACGTCAACGGTGCATTGACACTGGGCGAGAACATCGCTGACCTGAGCGGCATGGCGATCGCCTTCAAGGCCTATCGAATGTCACTGGGAAACAAACCCGGCCCTGAAATGGATGGATACACCGCCAATCAGAGGTTCTTCCTTGGCTGGTCACAAATCTGGCGGCGAAAGTACAGGGAAGAAGAGCTTGTCCGCCGACTTGTCGTCGACCCGCATTCGCCGTCAGCATTCCGGGCCAATGGACCTGTTTCCAATCTGGATGCGTTCTACGAGGCATTCCAGGTAAAACCCGGTGATAAGTTGTTCAAGCCAAAAGAACAACGCATTCAGATTTGGTAG
- a CDS encoding TadE/TadG family type IV pilus assembly protein, whose translation MQYVTRNPRRFRFRDRKGAAIVELAAVLPVFMMTLIGIIEFGRAMSVSQMLNAAAREGCRQAILDGSTNANVTADVRDLVVNTVNCPIGAVTVTIAVTSESTGQTLTDVSLAKPRDLIEVDVLVPQESCSYALSRWLSGRSLRGQCAMRHE comes from the coding sequence ATGCAGTACGTCACCAGAAACCCCCGTCGATTTCGGTTCAGAGATCGCAAAGGCGCGGCCATTGTGGAACTTGCTGCAGTCCTGCCGGTGTTCATGATGACGCTGATCGGCATTATTGAATTTGGTCGAGCGATGTCGGTGAGTCAGATGCTGAACGCTGCTGCACGCGAGGGTTGTCGACAGGCGATCCTTGATGGATCGACGAACGCGAATGTGACTGCCGACGTCAGGGATCTGGTTGTCAACACGGTCAACTGCCCGATTGGTGCAGTGACTGTCACGATCGCGGTGACCTCCGAATCCACCGGGCAAACGCTAACGGACGTCAGTCTGGCAAAGCCTCGAGACTTGATTGAAGTCGACGTTCTGGTTCCTCAGGAATCCTGCAGCTATGCGCTGTCCCGTTGGCTGTCTGGTCGGTCCCTGCGTGGGCAGTGTGCTATGCGGCACGAGTAG
- a CDS encoding pilus assembly protein TadG-related protein codes for MRISVKINQPPKREGSILVMAAVVMAIVMAFAAFTVDLGMITVTKGQLQNAADSAAHATAKELLRAFGPSATLTPAEAETAARARAVEMVGRFRSGDVQSTIAVDTRDVRFGNRSWDEANQEWLMQWGVQPYNMVEVTARRTAATNSALPMTFARFLGISSHDVAASSIASVAPINGFEKPKPNETVDILPIAVDLQTWESLMVAAAGNSSGGTSSTFKDVYRYANSTGGILSGSDGVLEFDIYPDVNTSLPPGNRGTVDLGSPNNSTADLKRQIVNGLNEYDMSYFPNGELMCSFEHPVQLNGDPGISAGIEASLKSIIGQVRAIPIFTQVSGPGNNANYTVVKFVGVRIMAVNLKGGPKSRYLMVQPAEFSSPYVIRSNGDIQFDSIVSQPYLIR; via the coding sequence ATGAGAATAAGCGTTAAGATCAATCAGCCACCAAAGCGAGAAGGATCCATCCTTGTGATGGCAGCGGTTGTAATGGCCATTGTAATGGCGTTTGCAGCCTTCACTGTGGACCTTGGTATGATCACCGTGACCAAGGGGCAGCTGCAGAATGCCGCAGACTCAGCTGCGCATGCCACCGCCAAAGAGCTACTTCGGGCGTTTGGTCCCTCAGCGACGCTGACTCCAGCCGAAGCAGAAACTGCAGCCAGGGCAAGAGCAGTCGAAATGGTGGGGCGGTTCCGAAGTGGGGACGTCCAGTCCACGATTGCCGTAGATACGCGTGACGTTCGGTTTGGAAATCGCAGCTGGGACGAAGCGAACCAGGAGTGGTTGATGCAATGGGGCGTCCAGCCATACAACATGGTCGAAGTGACCGCGCGGCGAACAGCTGCAACGAACAGCGCATTACCCATGACATTCGCTCGTTTCCTCGGCATCTCAAGTCACGACGTCGCGGCTTCCAGCATTGCCTCAGTCGCACCGATTAACGGTTTCGAAAAACCGAAGCCAAACGAAACCGTTGATATCCTTCCGATAGCTGTGGATCTGCAGACGTGGGAAAGTCTGATGGTTGCTGCAGCTGGAAATTCAAGTGGGGGCACGTCGTCCACATTCAAAGATGTCTATCGCTATGCGAATTCTACCGGTGGAATCCTGTCTGGCTCAGACGGCGTTCTGGAGTTTGACATCTACCCGGATGTCAATACGAGTTTACCACCTGGAAATCGCGGCACAGTCGATCTGGGCAGTCCAAATAACAGCACCGCCGACCTGAAGCGTCAGATTGTCAATGGGCTGAATGAATATGACATGAGCTACTTTCCAAATGGTGAACTCATGTGTTCTTTCGAGCATCCGGTTCAGTTGAACGGAGATCCGGGCATCAGTGCCGGAATTGAAGCGTCATTGAAGAGCATTATTGGTCAGGTGCGAGCTATACCGATCTTCACTCAGGTATCCGGGCCGGGAAACAATGCCAACTACACGGTCGTGAAATTTGTGGGCGTGCGAATCATGGCTGTGAATCTGAAGGGTGGCCCCAAGAGTCGTTACCTGATGGTACAGCCAGCCGAGTTTTCGTCACCGTATGTCATTCGATCCAATGGAGATATCCAGTTCGATTCCATTGTCAGTCAGCCTTACCTCATTCGCTAG
- a CDS encoding sigma-70 family RNA polymerase sigma factor, whose translation MPHPETRHSLIVRLRNEQDEPAWREFVTTYESFLRKLVSRQGVPEHHVPDVTQQILIAIGRSVENWSPDDRPESFRRWLTTVSRHVVIKFMTRERKQAAGPGGTEWVEQLRSVPAVPDPGDDARYRHELIVWAAEQVRHEFLESSWSAFWLTVIEGLSVGEVAQQLGITPGSIYMSRSRIMSRIRKKIQELND comes from the coding sequence ATGCCACATCCGGAAACACGCCATAGTCTGATTGTGCGGCTCAGGAATGAGCAAGATGAACCAGCATGGCGCGAGTTCGTGACGACTTACGAATCCTTTCTGAGGAAACTGGTTTCTCGACAGGGCGTTCCGGAGCATCATGTACCCGATGTCACGCAGCAGATTCTGATCGCTATCGGTCGATCCGTCGAAAACTGGAGTCCTGATGATCGTCCGGAGTCTTTTCGTCGATGGCTGACAACTGTTTCTCGCCACGTCGTTATTAAGTTCATGACCCGCGAACGGAAGCAGGCCGCTGGCCCCGGCGGAACCGAATGGGTCGAACAGCTTCGCAGTGTGCCGGCAGTGCCCGATCCCGGCGATGACGCACGATATCGGCATGAGTTGATCGTCTGGGCCGCAGAGCAGGTGCGCCATGAGTTTCTGGAGTCCAGTTGGTCTGCATTCTGGTTGACGGTCATCGAAGGTTTGTCTGTGGGTGAAGTCGCGCAACAACTGGGCATTACCCCGGGAAGTATTTACATGTCACGCAGTCGAATCATGTCCCGTATCAGGAAGAAGATTCAGGAGCTCAACGACTAA